The Drosophila willistoni isolate 14030-0811.24 unplaced genomic scaffold, UCI_dwil_1.1 Seg535, whole genome shotgun sequence genome includes a region encoding these proteins:
- the LOC6637595 gene encoding nephrin-like, with the protein MIKHPPLVTLRLGSTLTPDDIKEGDDVYFECHVQSNPQWRKLLWLHNGIHLEHNTSARVIRSNQSLVLQKITKHYAGNYACSAINDEGETVSNQLPLHTPICKHSDRVILIGASKDETVEVVCEIQADPPPRTFRWKFNNSGETLDVGSERFSVNGSRSILKYTPVTDQDYGTLSCWASNEVGTQQHPCLFQVVLAALPNAVSNCTVFNRTELSVDIQCIPGYDGGLPQIFVLEMFSTRTGVTRFNLSNPEESLFSLENLDTLTSMMVQENNSLRLRIYSYNQKGRSAVYLLPDFIIGSTAYKTDDDVTLTLSPVIVGSVLTIIIIGVAIAIRIFVVTFVHNLRRNRQHGSKATAAGVTAQPNDVFKSGNLEKPRWQHTDIKTKSSEDLVEDERDPDVIPSQYVGGSSAGSSGSNASNVGTTTGSSTSTAVVASSTGAGGAGTGVATASATVAGEFAAATSVVGNAGGGAGVSKWSPNGNAIFLLIDYELKDHS; encoded by the exons ATGATAAAAC ATCCACCTTTGGTCACATTACGCTTGGGGTCAACTCTGACACCGGATGATATCAAGGAAGGCGACGATGTTTACTTCGAGTGTCACGTACAATCGAATCCTCAATGGCGGAAACTCTTGTGGTTACATAAT GGCATACATTTGGAACACAATACCTCGGCTCGTGTCATCCGGTCAAATCAAAGTTTAGTACTGCAAAAGATAACGAAACACTATGCGGGCAACTATGCTTGCAGTGCCATCAACGATGAGGGTGAAACGGTCAGCAATCAATTGCCATTGC ACACACCCATTTGCAAGCACTCGGATCGCGTTATACTAATTGGCGCCTCCAAGGATGAGACAGTGGAAGTTGTATGCGAGATACAAGCGGATCCTCCGCCACG AACATTTCGCTGGAAATTCAACAACTCTGGCGAAACTCTCGATGTGGGCAGTGAACGATTCAGCGTGAATGGTAGCCGCAGCATTTTAAAGTACACACCAGTCACTGATCAG GATTATGGCACATTGTCATGCTGGGCATCCAACGAGGTTGGCACACAGCAGCATCCCTGTCTCTTTCAAGTTGTCCTGGCAG CTCTGCCGAATGCCGTCAGCAATTGTACCGTCTTCAACCGAACCGAGTTGAGTGTTGACATACAATGCATACCCGGCTATGACGGCGGACTGCCACAAATATTTGTGCTCGAAATGTTTTCAACACGCACCGGCGTCACCAG ATTCAACTTAAGCAATCCTGAGGAATCGCTATTTTCATTGGAAAATTTGGATACTTTAACCTCGATGATGgtgcaggagaataactctTTGCGTTTACGCATTTATTCGTACAACCAGAAGGGACGGAGTGCAGTGTATCTTTTGCCCGATTTCATAATTGGTTCAACAGCTTACAAGACAG ACGACGATGTAACACTGACATTGTCACCGGTGATTGTTGGCAGCGTTCTGACCATCATAATTATTGGTGTGGCCATCGCGATACGGATATTTGTGGTGACATTTGTACACAATTTGCGACGCAATCGTCAACATGGCAGCAAGGCAACGGCAGCCGGTGTAACAGCCCAACCAAATGATGTCTTTAAG AGTGGAAACCTGGAGAAACCTCGTTGGCAACATACAGATATAAAGACAAAGTCATCAGAGGATTTGGTTGAAGATGAACGTGATCCGGATGTTATACCCTCTCAATATG TTGGCGGCAGCAGCGCTGGCAGTAGCGGAAGCAATGCCTCCAATGTGGGCACCACCACAGGCAGCAGCACATCCACTGCAGTGGTGGCATCATCAACAGGAGCAGGAGGAGCTGGAACAGGAGTTGCTACAGCTTCGGCCACAGTTGCTGGCGAATTTGCAGCAGCCACGTCGGTAGTTGGCAATGCTGGAGGTGGTGCAGGAGTCTCCAAATGGTCACCCAATGGCAAT GCAATCTTCCTGCTGATCGACTACGAGCTGAAAGACCATTCCTAG
- the LOC124461585 gene encoding proteasome subunit beta type-1-like, which produces MDSFYPINTDENGTVTSASIFNPHEYIGGTLVAIAGNDFATIACDTRLTNDFNIRKMRSQSKLFDVSPQTVLGSVGCWCDTLALLSLVRSYSLKYELDNLMPVCPDSLASMLTRTKFTRQYFVSSVVAGIDSNGLGAVYFNDPSGNYLRLPYHISGTGGRIILPTLDWFEGNEEDQMNAITTSLTVDKAVEISMEAFRTARDRDIFIGNCMFINIITREGVQFKQLPLP; this is translated from the coding sequence ATGGATAGTTTTTATCCCATCAACACCGATGAAAATGGAACTGTTACATCTGCCAGTATCTTCAATCCTCACGAATATATTGGCGGTACTCTGGTGGCCATTGCTGGTAACGATTTCGCTACAATTGCATGTGATACGCGCTTGACCAACGATTTCAATATCCGGAAGATGCGCAGCCAGAGCAAACTCTTTGATGTTTCACCACAAACAGTTCTGGGATCGGTTGGTTGTTGGTGCGATACTCTGGCTCTTCTCTCTTTGGTACGCAGTTACTCGCTCAAGTATGAACTGGACAACTTAATGCCCGTTTGCCCCGATTCGTTGGCCAGTATGCTAACACGTACCAAGTTTACACGTCAGTACTTTGTATCCAGTGTGGTTGCTGGCATTGATTCCAATGGTCTGGGAGCTGTCTACTTCAATGATCCAAGTGGTAATTATCTACGTTTACCCTATCATATTTCTGGAACTGGTGGACGCATAATATTGCCTACTTTGGACTGGTTCGAAGGTAATGAGGAGGATCAAATGAATGCTATAACAACATCGCTGACTGTGGATAAAGCTGTGGAAATCTCAATGGAGGCATTCAGGACAGCTCGCGACCGTGATATTTTTATAGGGAATTGtatgtttataaatattattaccAGAGAGGGCGTTCAGTTCAAACAGCTGCCCCTGCCTTAG
- the LOC6637757 gene encoding trichohyalin has product MATVRQANVEQREIERQLDAQNHSERRRSVRVRLEQRLRNTESRHQSRLNPDYSVAEQERNTVERRRARLDPNYSAIQQARDTQGHRQARLDPEYRAAEQGRNTAGRRRARLDPNYSATQQARDTEGHRQARLDPEYRAAEQGRNTAGHRRTRLDSEYSIAEQARNTESRRQARLDLDYVGEEQERNTAGRLDPGTVAEEQERNTAGRRRARLDPDYVVEEQERNTAGRRRARPDPGTVAEEQELNTAGRRRARLDPDYIVEEQERNTAGRRRARLDPGTVAEEQERNTAGRRRARLDPDYVVEEQERNTAGRHRARLDPGYVAEEQERNTAGRRQARLNPNYSAAERERNAEQHRIRRNNPVTSAEERTTNTSQRRETRQQRRLREQQIRNMAEERLITFRGNSENRLEASRRQSQRNIAARADRTEEEREEARERERQRRRESATTVYKRKIKEGPTECCICCGGTWFPDKPFHAHLTIPILSKSI; this is encoded by the exons ATGGCTACTGTCCGACAAGCCAATGTAGAACAGCGAGAAATTGAACGGCAACTCGACGCTCAGAATCATTCTGAAAGACGCCGCAGCGTACGAGTTAGACTTGAACAACGCCTTCGAAATACGGAATCGCGCCACCAATCTCGTCTTAATCCGGACTACAGTGTTGCAGAACAAGAACGAAACACAGTTGAACGTCGTCGAGCTCGCTTGGATCCAAACTACAGCGCAATTCAGCAGGCACGGGACACTCAAGGGCATAGGCAAGCTCGCCTGGATCCGGAATACCGCGCTGCAGAACAAGGTCGAAACACGGCTGGACGTCGTCGAGCTCGATTGGATCCGAACTATAGCGCAACTCAGCAGGCACGGGACACTGAAGGCCATAGGCAAGCTCGCTTGGATCCGGAATACCGCGCTGCAGAACAAGGACGAAACACGGCTGGGCATCGACGAACTCGCTTGGATTCGGAGTACAGCATAGCTGAACAAGCTCGGAACACTGAGTCCCGTCGGCAAGCTCGTCTGGATCTGGACTACGTTGGCGAGGAACAGGAGCGAAACACAGCCGGACGTCTGGATCCGGGCACCGTTGCTGAGGAACAAGAGCGAAATACAGCAGGACGTCGTCGGGCTCGTCTGGATCCGGACTACGTTGTCGAGGAACAAGAGCGAAACACAGCCGGACGTCGTCGAGCTCGTCCGGATCCGGGCACCGTTGCTGAGGAACAAGAGCTTAATACAGCAGGACGTCGTCGAGCTCGTCTGGATCCGGACTACATTGTCGAGGAACAAGAGCGAAACACAGCCGGACGTCGTCGAGCTCGTCTGGATCCGGGCACCGTTGCTGAGGAACAAGAGCGAAATACAGCAGGACGTCGTCGAGCTCGTCTGGATCCGGACTACGTTGTCGAGGAACAAGAGCGAAACACAGCCGGACGTCATCGAGCTCGTCTGGATCCGGGCTATGTTGCTGAAGAACAAGAGCGAAACACGGCCGGACGTCGTCAAGCTCGCTTAAATCCAAACTACAGCGCTGCTGAACGAGAGAGAAATGCTGAACAACACCGAATAAGGAGGAATAACCCGGTTACAAGCGCCGAGGAACGAACTACAAACACATCGCAAAGGAGAGAAACTCGCCAGCAACGGAGACTACGAGAACAACAAATTCGGAATATGGCAGAGGAGCGCCTTATTACTTTCAGAGGAAATTCAGAAAATCGATTGGAAGCATCTAGAAGGCAATCACAAAGGAATATTGCAGCAAGAGCCGATCGAACAGAAGAAGAACGGGAGGAAGCCAGAGAAAGGGAACGCCAGCGAAGAAGGGAATCTGCAACTACAGTATATAAGAGGAAAATCAAGGAAGGACCAACGGAATGCTGCATATGCTGTGGAGGGACGTGGTTCCCAGACAAG CCCTTCCACGCACATCTGACAATACCCATACTATCCAAGTCCATTTAA